From Saccopteryx leptura isolate mSacLep1 chromosome 3, mSacLep1_pri_phased_curated, whole genome shotgun sequence, one genomic window encodes:
- the LOC136399209 gene encoding endogenous retrovirus group K member 7 Gag polyprotein-like isoform X2 — protein MGQQGSKERDLFVQMLTLLLKPDGCHVRTLQLECFLQYIQEICPWFLEEGTVNLATWERVGQCLQNHTVHGPSKVPTETLSLWSLLRDCLYSTHEQEKAPLVVAGVAGTADKQGENEKKGIKPLPKKSRDGEPLQEYQRELEKEEEGKCGKEKGRELDISESEIDSEDDSEDIGKIRPMDALTLAPPLPIAASVQPSAPSYPPREPQGASRKHRRAPVSERDIFISDPWRSPLQQALDQARDLGETMSGFARFPVVMRRDSQGNVVHEPLPFKTLKELKLACAQYGPTAPFTLNLLDTIGEEALPPHDWKAIARACLSGGDYLLWKCEFYERAAEQAERLQQVAITADMLTGEGQYAPMVAQLEYQPATYLQISQIATQVWRRLPATGTKTEKLSNIRQGPEELFQEFVSRLQQTDQPP, from the exons ATGGGACAGCAAGGGTCAAAAGAAAGGGACCTTTTTGTACAAATGCTTACACTTCTGCTTAAACCAGACGGATGCCATGTGCGAACTTTGCAATTGGAATGCTTTTTGCAGTATATTCAGGAAATATGCCCCTGGTTCCTAGAGGAAGGGACAGTTAATTTGGCTACATGGGAACGGGTGGGTCAGTGCCTGCAAAATCATACAGTTCATGGGCCTTCCAAGGTACCCACTGAGACTTTGTCTTTGTGGAGCCTGCTGCGAGATTGTCTCTATTCAACTCATGAACAAGAGAAAGCCCCTCTTGTAGTAGCAGGGGTTGCAGGCACAGCAGACAAACagggagagaatgaaaagaaaggtATTAAACCTTTGCCTAAAAAATCACGTGATGGGGAACCTTTGCAAGAGTATCAGAGGGAgttagagaaggaggaagaaggaaaatgtgggaaagagaagggaagagaactAGACATTTCTGAGTCTGAGATTGACTCAGAGGATGATTCGGAAGATATTGGCAAGATAAGGCCTATGGATGCCTTAACTTTGGCGCCTCCGCTGCCCATTGCTGCTTCTGTTCAGCCCTCTGCTCCATCTTATCCTCCCCGGGAGCCGCAGGGTGCTTCCAGGAAGCACAGGCGTGCACCTGTCTCAGAGcgggatatttttatttctgatccTTGGAGATCCCCGCTCCAGCAAGCCTTAGATCAGGCTCGAGATTTAGGAGAGACAATGTCTGGCTTTGCACGCTTCCCCGTTGTGATGAGACGAGATAGCCAAGGAAACGTGGTGCATGAGCctttaccttttaaaactcttaaagaacttaaacttgcttgtgctcaATATGGGCCTACTGCTCCTTTCACACTTAACTTATTAGATACTATTGGTGAAGAGGCCCTTCCACCACATGATTGGAAGGCGATTGCTCGTGCCtgtctctccgggggtgattaCTTACTGTGGAAATGTGAATTTTATGAACGAGCTGCTGAACAGGCTGAAAGACTACAACAGGTTGCCATCACAGCTGATATGTTGACTGGGGAGGGTCAGTATGCCCCAATGGTGGCTCAGTTAGAGTATCAGCCAGCTACCTATCTGCAGATCAGTCAAATTGCCACACAGGTGTGGAGACGCCTACCTGCTACAGGTACTAAAACGGAGAAATTGAGCAACATTCGGCAGGGACCAGAGGAactatttcaagaatttgtctcgcGGCTGCAACAG ACGGATCAGCCCCCGTAG
- the LOC136399209 gene encoding endogenous retrovirus group K member 7 Gag polyprotein-like isoform X1, which produces MGQQGSKERDLFVQMLTLLLKPDGCHVRTLQLECFLQYIQEICPWFLEEGTVNLATWERVGQCLQNHTVHGPSKVPTETLSLWSLLRDCLYSTHEQEKAPLVVAGVAGTADKQGENEKKGIKPLPKKSRDGEPLQEYQRELEKEEEGKCGKEKGRELDISESEIDSEDDSEDIGKIRPMDALTLAPPLPIAASVQPSAPSYPPREPQGASRKHRRAPVSERDIFISDPWRSPLQQALDQARDLGETMSGFARFPVVMRRDSQGNVVHEPLPFKTLKELKLACAQYGPTAPFTLNLLDTIGEEALPPHDWKAIARACLSGGDYLLWKCEFYERAAEQAERLQQVAITADMLTGEGQYAPMVAQLEYQPATYLQISQIATQVWRRLPATGTKTEKLSNIRQGPEELFQEFVSRLQQAVERTVGHKEAGMIVVKHLAYENANSACRAALRTYGKEGDIEDYIRVCADIGPSYILGLAIAAALQGRLPGQYFDKGPSKPRKGGQRSTSARGSCFRCGGSGHFAKNCPTA; this is translated from the coding sequence ATGGGACAGCAAGGGTCAAAAGAAAGGGACCTTTTTGTACAAATGCTTACACTTCTGCTTAAACCAGACGGATGCCATGTGCGAACTTTGCAATTGGAATGCTTTTTGCAGTATATTCAGGAAATATGCCCCTGGTTCCTAGAGGAAGGGACAGTTAATTTGGCTACATGGGAACGGGTGGGTCAGTGCCTGCAAAATCATACAGTTCATGGGCCTTCCAAGGTACCCACTGAGACTTTGTCTTTGTGGAGCCTGCTGCGAGATTGTCTCTATTCAACTCATGAACAAGAGAAAGCCCCTCTTGTAGTAGCAGGGGTTGCAGGCACAGCAGACAAACagggagagaatgaaaagaaaggtATTAAACCTTTGCCTAAAAAATCACGTGATGGGGAACCTTTGCAAGAGTATCAGAGGGAgttagagaaggaggaagaaggaaaatgtgggaaagagaagggaagagaactAGACATTTCTGAGTCTGAGATTGACTCAGAGGATGATTCGGAAGATATTGGCAAGATAAGGCCTATGGATGCCTTAACTTTGGCGCCTCCGCTGCCCATTGCTGCTTCTGTTCAGCCCTCTGCTCCATCTTATCCTCCCCGGGAGCCGCAGGGTGCTTCCAGGAAGCACAGGCGTGCACCTGTCTCAGAGcgggatatttttatttctgatccTTGGAGATCCCCGCTCCAGCAAGCCTTAGATCAGGCTCGAGATTTAGGAGAGACAATGTCTGGCTTTGCACGCTTCCCCGTTGTGATGAGACGAGATAGCCAAGGAAACGTGGTGCATGAGCctttaccttttaaaactcttaaagaacttaaacttgcttgtgctcaATATGGGCCTACTGCTCCTTTCACACTTAACTTATTAGATACTATTGGTGAAGAGGCCCTTCCACCACATGATTGGAAGGCGATTGCTCGTGCCtgtctctccgggggtgattaCTTACTGTGGAAATGTGAATTTTATGAACGAGCTGCTGAACAGGCTGAAAGACTACAACAGGTTGCCATCACAGCTGATATGTTGACTGGGGAGGGTCAGTATGCCCCAATGGTGGCTCAGTTAGAGTATCAGCCAGCTACCTATCTGCAGATCAGTCAAATTGCCACACAGGTGTGGAGACGCCTACCTGCTACAGGTACTAAAACGGAGAAATTGAGCAACATTCGGCAGGGACCAGAGGAactatttcaagaatttgtctcgcGGCTGCAACAGGCAGTTGAAAGGACTGTAGGACACAAGGAGGCTGGAATGATTGTAGTAAAGCACCTGGCATATGAAAATGCTAACTCTGCCTGTCGGGCGGCCCTCCGGACTTACGGAAAGGAGGGAGATATAGAGGATTACATAAGAGTATGTGCTGATATTGGACCTTCGTATATACTAGGTTTGGCCATTGCTGCGGCACTCCAAGGGAGGCTGCCAGGACAATATTTTGACAAAGGACCAAGCAAGCCAAGAAAGGGAGGCCAAAGGAGCACATCTGCCAGGGGGTCCTGTTTTAGGTGTGGGGGTTCAGGGCATTTTGCCAAAAATTGCCCTACTGCTTAG